One genomic window of Tachypleus tridentatus isolate NWPU-2018 chromosome 12, ASM421037v1, whole genome shotgun sequence includes the following:
- the LOC143235800 gene encoding LOW QUALITY PROTEIN: cytosolic Prostaglandin E synthase-like (The sequence of the model RefSeq protein was modified relative to this genomic sequence to represent the inferred CDS: inserted 3 bases in 2 codons), which translates to MSVCVNTNNQNELLPPPVVWAQRKTXLYVKIAIEDCKXPTIKLETDKLYFRGKGGTENKEQEVILEFLKKIKPEESRYAVCGRGIEFILIKSEEGPYWSRLLKDDKKVMELFLFLSYF; encoded by the exons ATGTCAGTCTGcgtaaatactaacaatcaaaacGA gcTTCTTCCTCCTCCAGTGGTATGGGCTCAAAGAAAAAC TTTATATGTTAAGATAGCTATAGAGGACTGTA ATCCAACAATTAAACTAGAAACTGATAAACTTTACTTCAG GGGAAAAGGAGGAACAGagaacaaagaacaagaagtcaTTCTAgaatttttgaagaaaattaaaccAGAG GAATCACGGTATGCAGTATGTGGAAGAGGTATCGAATTTATTCTTATCAAAAGTGAAGAAGGCCCCTATTGGAGCAGGTTACTGAAAGATGACAAAAAGGTGATGGAactctttttgtttttaagttatttttaa